Genomic DNA from Sphingomonas lacunae:
GTGCATAGGCTGATGCCGGAATGAAGGCGGCTTGGCCTTCGCGTTGTTCGAGCAGCAGCGACGCATAGGTGGCAGCCATGCCCTGCGGTATCTGAAGCGACGCACCGATTGGCTGGACCAGCTGGCGGACGATGGCGTCATTTTCCATGTCGCGGCGCAGGCGCTCATCGGTCAGCCCGACTTCGCCGATCCGGCGTTCATAAACGGTCTGGTCAAAACTGCCGTTGAGGCCGGCGAATGCCGGGTTGCGGGCGATGGCGGCGTCAATGAACAATTTGTCCACGCTAATTCCGCGCGAGCGCGCATATTGTTCGAGAGCAAAATAGTCGGCGCTTTCCTCCACCAGCTTGTCAAAGCTGTCACCGGCCAGAAATTCCGCCATCGTCAGGCCGGGCTGTTGCTGGGCTGCCCTGTCATAGGCGAGTTTGATGCGCGTACGCACATCCGCCGCCGTGAGCTCCCGCTTGCCCACGGCCATGACATGTCCGCTTGATACGCTGGCGTTGGGAGCGACAATGTTGACATCACCCAGCAGGAACATGATGCCCAGGATGACAAGCAGGGTAAGGGCCACAAAGGCCCCGATCTTTGATGTGACCGTGCGGCGAATGGCGGTAATCATGCGGGAGGGGCCACTATCCTGAAAAGGGAGCCGGTCCGGTTGGGACCAGCATGGATTGAGAGCCGCTTTAGGCAAGGCCGGGGCTGGCTTCAACCCTGCTCTGTTGGACCACCTGCGGCAAGGCAGATGAAAAGCGGTGCGGGTTGCGGTTGAGGCGAGCCGATGCTGTCGCTAGGGGAGGCAGGACTCATACGGCACAGGACTGCCAAAGCACCAAGGGGACGAGGCGATGCGGCGCAAATTTATTGTCGGCAACTGGAAGATGAACGGTTCGCGTGATTCCATCCACGAGGCCAAGGGGATTGCCGAAGCCGCCAAAAACTACCCTTCTGTCGATGTCGCATTGTGCCCTCCCTTCACTCTGGTGGCGGGTTTCGCCTTTGCCCTGCCCGAGTTCAGCATCGGTGGGCAGGATTGTCATGTGAAACCATCCGGTGCCTTCACCGGCAGTGTTTCGGCGGCGATGCTGGCCGACGCACGGGCCAAGCTCGTGATCGTTGGCCATAGCGAGCGCCGCGAGGGGTTGGGCGAGACGAATGACGAGATAAAGGCCAAGTGCGAAGCCGCCCTGACCGAGGGGTTGCGGGTCATTGTTTGCGTCGGTGAACCCCTGTCGGTGCGTGAGGAAGGCAAAGCGATTGATTATGTGCTGGCGCAGGTAGCAGGCAGCCTGCCCTATGCGCTGCTGAAGGACCCGTCGCAGGTAGCCATCGCCTATGAGCCGATCTGGGCCATTGGCACAGGACTGACACCGTCTTCCGATGATATTGCCGCGATGCATGGCGCCATTCGCGCCGCATTGGGCGACGCGGGCGAAGTGATGGCGATCCTGTACGGTGGCTCGGTCAATGGCGACAATGCCTCGGAAATCCTGCATTTGCCTGATGTTGATGGTGCGCTGGTAGGCGGCGCCAGCCTGACTGCCGACAAATTTGTGCCGATCATCGCGGCAGCAGCCTGCTGATCCTGCAGGTGCTACCGCCGGGGCTGATCCCGCAGCGGTTGATTGCCGGGCCATTGCGCCCTATGTGCGCGGTCAACTAGGTGGCAGACGCGTCGCCCATTCCCGTTTCAGCAGGTTGTGCAGCAGATGGCTTATACTCTCATCCTCGTCATTCAGGGCCTTGTTACCTTGGCGCTGATCACCGTCATTCTGATGCAGAAATCGGAAGGCGGTGGCCTGGGGGTAGGTGGCAGTCCCGCTGGCTTCCTCTCGGCGCGCGGTGCTTCCGATTTTCTCAGCCGGGCAACCGCAATCCTGGCATCCATCTTTGTCGGCTTGTCGATCCTGTTGGCGGTTCTGGCATCGATCAACCATGGCGCGTCGAAAGTCGATGCCGACGCCGCAACCAAGTTGGCGCCGCCGCCCACTGCACCGGTCCAGCCGCTCAACCCGACAGCTCCGGTAACCGGATCTCCACTGACGACCGGTGCGCCGGTGACCGGTCCTGCCGATCCATTGGCTGGCGCCGCGAGCAAGGGTGCGATGGCACCGGCTACCCCTGCACCTGCGGACAAGGGTGTGCCGCTTCAACAGTAAGGATAAGGGCACGCAGGCCCCTTGATCTTTGCCAAATTGGTGCTCAGACGGTGCGTGCCGGGCATCCCGATCTCATTCTTCCATCTTTCGGTTGATTGGCAGTTGGCGACCCCATGCGTTTCGCCGCTTGCACCGAATCGATTCGACCAGCTAGGCGACTCCTCCCATGGCGCGGTACATTTTCATCACCGGCGGCGTGGTCTCCTCGCTCGGCAAAGGTCTCATGGCAGCGAGCCTCGCGGCTCTGTTGCAGGCGCGCGGCTATCGTGTGCGCATCCGCAAGTTCGATCCCTATCTCAATGTCGATCCGGGGACGATGTCGCCCTATCAGCATGGCGAAGTCTATGTGACCGACGATGGGGCCGAGACCGACCTCGACCTGGGTCATTATGAGCGCTTCACAGGCGTGTCGGCGCGGCAGAGCGACAATGTCACCTCGGGGCGCATCTATCAGCAGATCATCACCAAGGAACGGCGCGGCGACTATCTGGGCGCGACGGTGCAGGTGGTGCCGCACGTGACCGACGCAATCAAGGCCTTCGCGCTTGCCGAGACCGATGATCTGGACTTTGTCCTGTGCGAGATCGGCGGCACTGTGGGCGATATTGAATCGCTGCCGTTCATCGAGGCGATCCGCCAGCTGCGCAACGATCTGGGTCGTGACAAGACGGTGTCGGTCCATGTGACGCTGGTGCCCTATATCGCGGCGGCGGGTGAGCTGAAGACCAAGCCGACGCAGCACAGCGTGCGCGAGCTGGCGGCGCTGGGCGTGCAGCCCGACATTTTGCTATGCCGTTGCGAAAAGCCGCTGCCCGAGGGCGAGCGGGCGAAAATCGCGCAATTCTGCAACGTCCGCAAGGAAGCGGTGATCCCCGCGCTCGACGCGCAGAGCATTTATGCGGTGCCGCTGCAATATCATGCCGAAGGGCTGGATGACGAAGTGCTCCGCGCTTTCGGCATCCATGACGCCAAGGAACCTGATGTCAGCCGCTGGCTCGACATCATGGATCGCCACCATAACCCCGAGGGTGAAGTGACCATTGGGGTGGTCGGCAAATATGTCGCGCTGCCCGATGCCTACAAGTCGCTGTCCGAGGCGCTGGTGCATGGCGGCATGGCCAACCGGGTCAAGGTCAACATCCGCTGGATCGACGCCGAACTGTTCGAGAGCGGCGAGGATGATCTGGTGGCGCGGCTCGAGCCGCTGCACGCCATTCTCGTCCCCGGCGGCTTTGGCGAACGCGGCAGCGAGGGCAAGATTGCCGCAGTGCAATTTGCCCGCGAACGCGGCGTGCCTTTCTTTGGCATCTGCCTCGGCATGCAGATGGCGTGCATTGAGGGCGCGCGGAACACAGCCGGCATCACCGACGCGACATCAAGCGAGTTTGGTCCTGGGGGGTCGCCGATCGTCGGCATCATCACCGAATGGATGACCGAGGAGGGATTGCAGACCCGTCAGGAAGGCGGCGATCTGGGCGGCACGATGCGGCTCGGTGCCTATCCGGCCGCGCTGTCGCCCAACAGCCATGTCGCCACCCTCTATGGTTCCAACCTGATCAGCGAGCGGCACCGCCACCGCTATGAGGTCAACGCACGATATCGCGAGCAGCTGGAGAAGGGCGGTCTGGTATTCTCGGGCATGTCGCCCGATGGCCTGCTGCCCGAGATCGTCGAGCGGCCCGACCACCCCTGGTTCATTGGCGTGCAGTTCCACCCGGAACTGAAGTCCAAGCCGTTTGATCCGCATCCGCTGTTCGCCGGATTCATTGAGGCAGCGGTCAAGCAGAGCCGCTTGATGTAAAGGCTGGCGCGCGCCGGTCGCGCCCGGATTGCGCCTGTCTCTCCATAAATAGGGCTCCGGTGTCGCCACCGGAGCCCCCCGTGTTCGCAGTTGTTTCGCGGGATCAGGCGGCGGCCTTGTCCTCGCTTGCTTCACTGGCTTCCGGCTGCACGTCGATTACCGGTGTTTCCGGCGCGGCAGTACCGATGGCGATCTTCTGCGGCTTGAGCGCCTCAGGAATTTCGCGGAGCAATTCGATGGTCAACAGGCCATCGGCAATATTGGCGCCGGTGACGCGGACGAAATCGGCGAGGTCGAAGCGGCGCTCGAAATTGCGCGTGGCGATGCCGAGATGGACGAAGCGGCTGCGATCCTGCTCGGCGCTTTGCGCCTTGCTGCCCTTGACGAGGAGCTGGTTCTGCTGCGCGGTGATGTCGATCTCGTCCGCCTTGAAGCCGGCGACGGCGATGGTGATGCGATAGGCATTGGCATCGATCCGCTCGATGTTGAACGGCGGATAATTGTCGCTGACGTGGGCGGTGGCATTTTCGAGCGCGTCAAACACGCGGTCAAAGCCGACAAAGCTGCGGCGATAGGGGGTAAAGTCAAAACGGGTCATGGTCATATCCTCCATTGAGCAATGTGACGGGCGGGACCCCGGATGGGCGTCCCTGTCTGTCTGTCCGGCCCCGAAGCGACCGGACATTGGAGGATATGGGAGGAGGATTTCGGGGTTCAAGGGGGCCGGGTTGCCCCTCCGTCACGGGCTTCGCCCGTGCCACCTCCCCATCGCAAGACGATGGGGAGGAAGGAGCGGATCACCCCATCGGGTAGAGGATGTCCCTCGTCACCTTTTTGACTGCCTTCATGACGTCATCGCTCAGCGTCAGGTCGATGGCGGCGAAGATCGGGTCGAGCTGATCAAAGCGGCTCGCGCCGACGATGGTCGAGGCGACGAAATCATGCTGTTTGGACCAGGCGGTGGCGAGGGTGACGGGGTGCATGCCAGCCTCCGCCGCAATCGCCATGAAGCGTTCGGTCGAGGCGAGGGTGCGTTCGTTGACGAAGCGCTGCGCCATGATCGTATGGCGGCCGCCGCGGGTGATGTAGTTGGAGAAGCGCGCGCCTTCTGGCGTCGCGCCGCCCTGATATTTCCCCGAGAGGACGCCGCCGGCGATCGGCGAATAGGGCAGCAGGCTGACCCCTTCCTGACGGCAGACCTGCGCCAGTTCATCCTCGAAGCGGCGATTGTTCATGCTGAAATTGTTCTGGATCGTCTGGTAGCCGGCGACGCCGAGCCGTTCGCTTGCCTGGATCGACTTCATCAGTCCCCAGCTGGTCTCGTTCGAGCAGCCGACAACACGCACCTTGCCTGCGCGGATCAGCTCGTCGAGCGTCTCCATCGTCTCGTCATAGGCGGTGTCATGATCGGGCCAGTGGGTCTGGTAGAGATCGATATAGTCGGTCTGCAGCCGCTTGAGGCTGCCCTCGATGGCGCGGGTGATGTTGTGCCGGTCCATCGCGGTCATCGCCGAGCGCTGGGCCGACTTGATCCAGCCGTGGCTGGGGCCCGAAACCTTGGTGGCGAGGATGATGGCGTCGCGCGACTTGGTCTTCATCCAGCGCCCGACGATTTCCTCGGTGACGCCGCCCCATTTGGGATCGGGCGGGACAGGGTAGTTTTCCGCCGTGTCGAAGAAGTTGATTCCGGCATCGAACGACGCATCCAGGATGCGGAAAGCCTCTGCTTCGTCGGTTTGCGAGCCGAAGGTCATCGTTCCCATGCAGATATCGGATACGTAGATGGCGCTTTTGCCGAGGCGGCGATGCTGCATGGTTTCTCTCCCTAGCCCTTTGGGCGGCCGATGATTCTGTTGAGATCGTCTTGCCCGTCCGTGTGCCGACGGCGCAAGGGCTGGCGATGCAAACTGCCTGCAGTGACAGGGCGAGGGTAACCAGAAAGCGAAACGCCCCGGCCAGAGTCTGACCGGGGCGCTCGCGTGACGATGGATACCCGTCCCCCGATGGGTAATCCGGAACAGCGTCGGCCGACCCGTCTTTATCGCAGGCGGCGCGCCGTAAGCTCCCTGAACCTGGCCGATGATTGATCGGTCTGGAACGAGACCTGACTATTGTGCCGCAGTGCCGCTGTCACCCGCCAAGCGCCAAATAGAGAGCGATTTGGCAGACCCTGTGCCATCCATGCAACAATGGCTGTTTGGGCGGGTGCCGTAGCGGCAGTCTGATTTGAGCGAGGACGGCATTGCGTGGATGCGGCACAGCGCCTAGATCATCCCCACCACTCGCGCCCCTGCGGGACACCAAGTTGCGGACCATCGCCCCCATGTTCCTTTCCGCCTATGAGCGCCTGATCATCAAACGCTATCTGTTGCCGGTGAAGGGGGAAGGTTTCATCTTCATCGCCGCCATCTTCAGCTTTTTCGCCATTTTGCTTGGCGTCTGGGCGTTGGTGATCGTGATGAGTGTGATGAACGGTTTTCGCGCTGAGCTGTTCGACAAGATCGTTGGCCTCAACGGCCATGCGGTGGTTCAAGGTTATGATGGGCGGCTAGATGACTGGCGTGACGTGCTGCGTGAAGCCAAGGCAACGCCGGGCGTGACCGAGGCAACGCCGCTGATCGAACAGCCTTTGCTGGCGAATGCGCAGGGGCGGGTCGGAGCGGTGCTGGTACGCGGCATGACCGAGGCGGACATCCATTCCAACGCGACGCTGGGCGGCAAGGTGCTGGCCGGCAATTTGCGCGATGTGACCGCCGGGAGCGGGCGGATAGCCGTAGGATCGCAACTGGCGCAAACGCTGGGGCTTTCGGTGGGTTCACCGGTGAGCATCATCAATCCGGCGGGTCGATCGACACCCTTCGGCACGGTGCCGCGCGAGATTGGCTATACGGTCGGCGCTGTGTTCGAGATTGGCGTGTTCGAGTTCGACAAGGCCTATGTCGTCATGCCGATGGCCGATGCCCAATCCCTGATGCTGTCGGGAGACAGTGTCGGGATGATTGAGGTGACCACCACCGACCCCGACCAGGTTCGGGACATATTGCAGCCATTGGCCCAGAAAGTCGCGGGAAGGGCCGTGATCACCACCTGGGAGCAGATGAATGCCAGCCTGTTCGAGGCGCTGGCGGTCGAGCGGGTGGCAATGTTCGTCATCCTGTCGATCATCATCCTCGTCGCCGCGTTCAACATCGTCTCGTCGCTGATCATGCTGGTGCGGACGCGAACGCGGGACATCGCGATACTCCGGACGATTGGCGCGGAGCGGCGATCCATCCTCAAGATATTCCTGACCATCGGAACGACCATTGGCGTGCTGGGGACGATTGCCGGCCTGATCCTTGCCGCGATTTTCCTCTATTTCCGTCAGTCGGTGGTGCGCGGCGTGGAGTTTCTGACCGGCCAGAATCTGTGGGATCCGTCGATCCGCTTCCTCACCGAATTGCCGTCGAAGCCCGATCCGTTCGAGATATTTCTGATTTGCGCGATCGCTATCGTTTTCAGCTTCCTCGCGGCGCTCTATCCGGCGCTGAAGGCGGCCAATACCGATCCTGTGCAGGTGCTGCGTTATGAGTGAGGCTGTCTTGTCTGTTGCCGGACTGAAGCGCAGCTTTGTCCAGGGCGAGGTAACCATCGAGGTGTTGCGTGGTGTCGATTTCGATCTGCAGCCGGGCGAGATTGTTGCGCTTCTGGGACCTTCGGGATCGGGTAAATCAACGCTGTTGCAGGCAGTCGGCCTGCTAGAGGGTGGTTTCGAAGGATCAATCCGGATCAACAGCATAGAGGCCGCGACCCTCGACAATGAGGGCCGCACCAAGATGCGGCGTGAGCAGCTGGGTTTCATCTATCAGTTTCATCATCTGCTCCCGGACTTCAGTGCACGAGAGAATGTCGTGCTGCCACAACTGGTGCAGGGGCACAGCGAGGCAGAGGCCAGCGAGCGGGCAACGCAATTGCTCGGCGCGCTGGGTCTCAGCGAGCGGCTGGACCACAAGCCGGCCAAGCTTTCGGGCGGGGAACAGCAACGTGTGGCGGTGGCGCGGGCGCTGGCCAACCGGCCGCGACTGATCCTTGCCGACGAGCCGACCGGCAATCTCGACGAGGGCACAGCCGACATCGTCTTTGCGCAATTTGTCGAGCTGGTGCGGGCCGAGGGGTCGGCGGCGCTGGTGGCGACGCATAATGAGGGATTGGCCCGCAGGATGGACCGTGTGGTGCGACTGCATGAGGGGTTTTTGCAGGAGGCAGGGGCATGAGCGGACTGGGCGATTTCACGGTCAAGCAGCCGGATGGCAGCGCCGAGGCGATGGCAGCGCATCTCGGCAAGGTGCTGTTGGTGGTCAACACCGCTTCCAAATGCGGATTTACGCCGCAATATGCGGAGCTTGAGGCCCTGTACCGCGATTACAAGGATCGCGGGTTCGAGGTGCTGGCATTCCCGTGCAACCAGTTCGCCGGGCAGGAGCCCGGCAATGCCGAGGAAATCGCCAACTTCTGTTCACTGACCTATGATGTCAGCTTCCCCATCTTTGCCAAGGTCGATGTCAACGGCAGTGACGCTGACCCGCTGTGGGACTGGCTCAAGGCGGAGAAGCCCGGCCTGCTGGGCATTGGCGCGATCAAGTGGAACTTTACCAAGTTCCTCGTTGATCGCAGCGGCAAGGTGGTGTCGCGTCACGCGCCGACGGTGCGGCCCGAATTGTTGCGCAAGGAAATCGAGGCGCTGCTCGGCTGAGTGCTACCCCTAGGCGAATCGGCGACGCCTGCTAAGGTGGGCCCATGCCCTACGCCCCCTTTGTGCCTTTGCGGATTTTCTCCAGCTTTACCATGCTGGAGGGCGCGTTTGAGCCAAAGACGATCGCAAAGCAGGCGAAAAAGCACGGTTTTCCGGCTGCCGCGATTTGCGACCGCAATGGTCTCTATGGGGCGATGTCCTTTTCCGATGCCTGTCTGGACGCGGGTGTTCAGCCAATCATCGGCAGCTTGGTCAGCGTGGCGCGACCGGCACGCGGCGATGCCCGGGAAGGCGATGCACCGACCATCGACTGGCTGGCGCTGTTTGCGCAGGATGAGACCGGCTATGCCAACCTCTGCCAGATCGTCAGCCAGGCGCATCTATCGCCCGAACATGGCGAGGAGCCGCATATCCGCTTTGAGGCACTAGAAGGACAGACCGACGGGTTGATTTGCCTGACTGGCGCCGGCGAGGGTGCGTTGGCGCGGTTGCTGGCAGATGGGCAGGCGAATGAGGCAGAGGCCTATGCGGCGCGACTGGAGGCGCTGTTTCCTGGGCGGGTCTATATCGAACTCGCTCGACGTGGCGATGCGGTAGAGGAGAAGGCGGAGTCGGCGCTGATTGACCTTGCCTATGCACGTGATCTGCCTTTGGTCGCGAGCAATCCCTGCTGCTTTGCCGAGCGCGATTTCCATGCGGCGCATGACGTGCTGCTGTGCATCGCGCAATCGGCCTATATCGAGAGTGATGATCGGCGGAAGAGCTCGGCAGAGGCGTGGCTCAAAAATGCCGAGACGATGGAGGACATGTTCTCCGATCTACCCGAGGCGCTGGCCAATACGCTGGTCGTGGCCCAGCGTTGCGCGGTGCGGGCACCGACGCGCAAGCCGATCCTCCCCTCTATTGCCGGGGACCGCGAGGGTGAGGCGGCGCAACTGCGCGAGGATGCGCGGGCCGGCCTGTGCGAGCGGCTGAGGGTCTATGCGCCGGGCATGGATGATGCGGCGCTGGAGGCGGCCTATCCCGACTATTTCCAGCGGCTGACATTCGAAGCCGACATCATCGCGGAGATGGGCTTCCCCGGCTATTTCCTGATCGTTGCCGACTTCATCAAATGGGCCAAGGCGCATGACATTCCGGTGGGGCCGGGGCGTGGATCGGGCGCGGGCAGCCTTGTCGCATGGTCGCTGACGATCACCGACCTGGACCCGTTGAAGCTGGGCTTGCTCTTCGAACGCTTCCTCAACCCCGAACGCGTGTCGATGCCCGACTTCGATATCGACTTTTGCGAAACGCGGCGCGGTGAAGTCATCCGCTATGTGCAGGAGAAATATGGCCGCGACACGGTGGCGCAGATCATCACATTCGGAACGATGAAGGCGCGCGCCGTGCTGAAGGACACCGGGCGCGTGCTGCAAATGGGCTATAATCAGGTCGACCGGCTGGCCAAGCTGGTGCCCAACCATCCGACGGACCCATGGGATCTGGAGCGGGCGCTGAATGGCGTGCCCGAACTCCATGCCGAATATAAGCAGCAGGATGGCGTGCGCCGGCTGTTCGACATGGCGAAGCGGCTCGAGGGCCTGCCGCGCCACAGTTCGACCCATGCTGCCGGTGTGGTGATCGGCGACCGGCCGCTGGCGCAATTGGTGCCGCTCTATCGCGATCCGCGCTCGGACATGCCGGTGACGCAATTCGACATGAAATATGTCGAGGGCGCCGGTCTGGTGAAGTTTGACTTCCTCGGCCTAAAGACGCTGTCAGTGTTGCGTGAGGCTGTACGCCTGCTCGAACGGCGCGGAGTGACGATAAACCTCGATACGCTGGCATGGGATGACCCGTCGGTTTACGAGCTGCTCCAGCGTGGCGACACCGTGGGTGTGTTCCAGCTGGAA
This window encodes:
- the tpiA gene encoding triose-phosphate isomerase, whose product is MRRKFIVGNWKMNGSRDSIHEAKGIAEAAKNYPSVDVALCPPFTLVAGFAFALPEFSIGGQDCHVKPSGAFTGSVSAAMLADARAKLVIVGHSERREGLGETNDEIKAKCEAALTEGLRVIVCVGEPLSVREEGKAIDYVLAQVAGSLPYALLKDPSQVAIAYEPIWAIGTGLTPSSDDIAAMHGAIRAALGDAGEVMAILYGGSVNGDNASEILHLPDVDGALVGGASLTADKFVPIIAAAAC
- the secG gene encoding preprotein translocase subunit SecG, whose amino-acid sequence is MAYTLILVIQGLVTLALITVILMQKSEGGGLGVGGSPAGFLSARGASDFLSRATAILASIFVGLSILLAVLASINHGASKVDADAATKLAPPPTAPVQPLNPTAPVTGSPLTTGAPVTGPADPLAGAASKGAMAPATPAPADKGVPLQQ
- a CDS encoding CTP synthase, giving the protein MARYIFITGGVVSSLGKGLMAASLAALLQARGYRVRIRKFDPYLNVDPGTMSPYQHGEVYVTDDGAETDLDLGHYERFTGVSARQSDNVTSGRIYQQIITKERRGDYLGATVQVVPHVTDAIKAFALAETDDLDFVLCEIGGTVGDIESLPFIEAIRQLRNDLGRDKTVSVHVTLVPYIAAAGELKTKPTQHSVRELAALGVQPDILLCRCEKPLPEGERAKIAQFCNVRKEAVIPALDAQSIYAVPLQYHAEGLDDEVLRAFGIHDAKEPDVSRWLDIMDRHHNPEGEVTIGVVGKYVALPDAYKSLSEALVHGGMANRVKVNIRWIDAELFESGEDDLVARLEPLHAILVPGGFGERGSEGKIAAVQFARERGVPFFGICLGMQMACIEGARNTAGITDATSSEFGPGGSPIVGIITEWMTEEGLQTRQEGGDLGGTMRLGAYPAALSPNSHVATLYGSNLISERHRHRYEVNARYREQLEKGGLVFSGMSPDGLLPEIVERPDHPWFIGVQFHPELKSKPFDPHPLFAGFIEAAVKQSRLM
- a CDS encoding Hsp20 family protein, producing the protein MTRFDFTPYRRSFVGFDRVFDALENATAHVSDNYPPFNIERIDANAYRITIAVAGFKADEIDITAQQNQLLVKGSKAQSAEQDRSRFVHLGIATRNFERRFDLADFVRVTGANIADGLLTIELLREIPEALKPQKIAIGTAAPETPVIDVQPEASEASEDKAAA
- a CDS encoding aldo/keto reductase translates to MQHRRLGKSAIYVSDICMGTMTFGSQTDEAEAFRILDASFDAGINFFDTAENYPVPPDPKWGGVTEEIVGRWMKTKSRDAIILATKVSGPSHGWIKSAQRSAMTAMDRHNITRAIEGSLKRLQTDYIDLYQTHWPDHDTAYDETMETLDELIRAGKVRVVGCSNETSWGLMKSIQASERLGVAGYQTIQNNFSMNNRRFEDELAQVCRQEGVSLLPYSPIAGGVLSGKYQGGATPEGARFSNYITRGGRHTIMAQRFVNERTLASTERFMAIAAEAGMHPVTLATAWSKQHDFVASTIVGASRFDQLDPIFAAIDLTLSDDVMKAVKKVTRDILYPMG
- a CDS encoding lipoprotein-releasing ABC transporter permease subunit translates to MFLSAYERLIIKRYLLPVKGEGFIFIAAIFSFFAILLGVWALVIVMSVMNGFRAELFDKIVGLNGHAVVQGYDGRLDDWRDVLREAKATPGVTEATPLIEQPLLANAQGRVGAVLVRGMTEADIHSNATLGGKVLAGNLRDVTAGSGRIAVGSQLAQTLGLSVGSPVSIINPAGRSTPFGTVPREIGYTVGAVFEIGVFEFDKAYVVMPMADAQSLMLSGDSVGMIEVTTTDPDQVRDILQPLAQKVAGRAVITTWEQMNASLFEALAVERVAMFVILSIIILVAAFNIVSSLIMLVRTRTRDIAILRTIGAERRSILKIFLTIGTTIGVLGTIAGLILAAIFLYFRQSVVRGVEFLTGQNLWDPSIRFLTELPSKPDPFEIFLICAIAIVFSFLAALYPALKAANTDPVQVLRYE
- a CDS encoding ABC transporter ATP-binding protein; amino-acid sequence: MSEAVLSVAGLKRSFVQGEVTIEVLRGVDFDLQPGEIVALLGPSGSGKSTLLQAVGLLEGGFEGSIRINSIEAATLDNEGRTKMRREQLGFIYQFHHLLPDFSARENVVLPQLVQGHSEAEASERATQLLGALGLSERLDHKPAKLSGGEQQRVAVARALANRPRLILADEPTGNLDEGTADIVFAQFVELVRAEGSAALVATHNEGLARRMDRVVRLHEGFLQEAGA
- a CDS encoding glutathione peroxidase; protein product: MSGLGDFTVKQPDGSAEAMAAHLGKVLLVVNTASKCGFTPQYAELEALYRDYKDRGFEVLAFPCNQFAGQEPGNAEEIANFCSLTYDVSFPIFAKVDVNGSDADPLWDWLKAEKPGLLGIGAIKWNFTKFLVDRSGKVVSRHAPTVRPELLRKEIEALLG
- the dnaE gene encoding DNA polymerase III subunit alpha codes for the protein MPYAPFVPLRIFSSFTMLEGAFEPKTIAKQAKKHGFPAAAICDRNGLYGAMSFSDACLDAGVQPIIGSLVSVARPARGDAREGDAPTIDWLALFAQDETGYANLCQIVSQAHLSPEHGEEPHIRFEALEGQTDGLICLTGAGEGALARLLADGQANEAEAYAARLEALFPGRVYIELARRGDAVEEKAESALIDLAYARDLPLVASNPCCFAERDFHAAHDVLLCIAQSAYIESDDRRKSSAEAWLKNAETMEDMFSDLPEALANTLVVAQRCAVRAPTRKPILPSIAGDREGEAAQLREDARAGLCERLRVYAPGMDDAALEAAYPDYFQRLTFEADIIAEMGFPGYFLIVADFIKWAKAHDIPVGPGRGSGAGSLVAWSLTITDLDPLKLGLLFERFLNPERVSMPDFDIDFCETRRGEVIRYVQEKYGRDTVAQIITFGTMKARAVLKDTGRVLQMGYNQVDRLAKLVPNHPTDPWDLERALNGVPELHAEYKQQDGVRRLFDMAKRLEGLPRHSSTHAAGVVIGDRPLAQLVPLYRDPRSDMPVTQFDMKYVEGAGLVKFDFLGLKTLSVLREAVRLLERRGVTINLDTLAWDDPSVYELLQRGDTVGVFQLESEGMRRTLSAVRPSNFGDIIALVSLYRPGPMDNIPSFGRRKNGQEEIVWPHPLLEPILSETYGIFVYQEQVMQAAQVLAGYSLGGADLLRRAMGKKKQEEMDAQRATFVEGCERVNQIPAAKANELFDLIDKFAGYGFNKSHAAAYALLAYQTAWLKAHYPHEFYAASMSFDIDQTDKLSVFVDDARRLDVAVAGPCINASEASFSVEPDGEGWRVRYGLGGLKGVGEKAMEQLVAERAAKGSFASLDDFAERVDPRLLNRRQIEALAAGGAFDCVHPERAAVHGGAEVLLATAASAADARATGQGGLFGGDVLTMPAVHLPKVEPWSMAEAMAKEKDAFGFYFSAHPVSRYQALAQSLRARTWGELAASTPAPPGERRPATMAVLVEAAKWRTSQRGNRYLMLTLSDRSGQFQSSCFDDGVANTLEALANEARCALLGVELDWREGEEAPRIAIRSAKSLDSLVEATPLRLTVTIDSEAPLAELKRLLGGVNGGRGEAVIMVEPEGAEAPIAMLRVGRDHGFDQELVRRIERLAGIRAVALTLMGSMAQAA